A portion of the Edaphobacter lichenicola genome contains these proteins:
- a CDS encoding DUF507 family protein, with product MIFSKDYVGYLARQTVKHLVAEKMIHTDKPALVNERVTAGMVDELALEDRINDEVRVILEAFQDDMRKSGASYPEMFKKVKNELARKYKAVL from the coding sequence ATGATTTTTTCTAAAGATTATGTTGGATACCTGGCGCGCCAGACGGTAAAGCATTTGGTCGCCGAGAAGATGATCCACACGGACAAACCGGCTTTGGTCAACGAGCGCGTCACCGCTGGGATGGTTGACGAATTGGCGCTGGAAGACCGGATTAATGACGAGGTTCGGGTGATCCTGGAGGCGTTCCAGGATGATATGCGGAAGAGTGGCGCGAGCTATCCGGAGATGTTCAAGAAGGTGAAGAACGAGTTGGCCCGCAAGTATAAGGCGGTGCTGTGA
- a CDS encoding (2Fe-2S) ferredoxin domain-containing protein, translated as MAKFKHHLFICVNERDESAPRPSCGHSGGKKLKSAFKDAVKDAGLKGQVRANELGCLDQCEHGPVVVVYPDAVWYGFVHVKDVEEIVSEHLVHGRPVERLRLADACLNTESCPHKPMPKRK; from the coding sequence TTGGCAAAGTTTAAGCATCATCTCTTTATTTGTGTGAACGAGCGTGACGAGAGCGCTCCACGACCGAGTTGCGGTCACTCGGGTGGTAAGAAGCTGAAGTCAGCGTTCAAAGATGCGGTGAAAGATGCCGGTTTGAAGGGGCAGGTTCGTGCGAATGAGCTGGGGTGCCTGGATCAGTGCGAGCATGGTCCGGTCGTTGTGGTGTATCCCGATGCGGTCTGGTATGGGTTTGTTCATGTGAAGGATGTCGAGGAGATTGTGAGCGAACACCTGGTGCATGGGCGTCCGGTGGAGCGGTTGAGGCTGGCGGATGCGTGTCTTAATACTGAGAGTTGCCCACATAAGCCGATGCCGAAACGGAAGTAA
- a CDS encoding superantigen-like protein SSL4, which produces MSSEVAMRDGLTKFGGVVALGLAAMLAQGCKQKAAPVVAQPVVRTAPRVSAPVPSDFPPDDAVVPDANVVSPPRRRRVVAPPVLPPPAVDTEAADEAQQRRDAALLKQQESASQRQQQELNGVVQQSLKLQQEQQAEPRIQEAPEQPLSPPTQPGQEEQRIQDAPGPTQPAPAPTQPQGPPQV; this is translated from the coding sequence ATGAGTAGCGAGGTTGCGATGCGCGATGGGTTGACGAAGTTCGGTGGGGTGGTTGCGCTGGGGCTGGCTGCGATGTTGGCGCAGGGATGCAAGCAGAAGGCTGCGCCGGTTGTTGCGCAACCGGTAGTTCGCACCGCACCGCGTGTGAGTGCGCCGGTGCCGTCTGACTTTCCGCCGGATGATGCGGTTGTGCCGGATGCGAATGTTGTTTCGCCGCCGCGCAGGCGGAGGGTTGTGGCTCCGCCAGTTCTGCCGCCACCAGCAGTGGATACGGAGGCTGCGGACGAGGCGCAGCAGAGGCGTGATGCGGCGTTGCTGAAGCAGCAGGAGTCGGCGTCGCAGAGGCAACAGCAGGAACTGAATGGGGTGGTGCAGCAGAGCTTGAAGTTGCAGCAGGAGCAGCAGGCGGAGCCGCGGATTCAGGAAGCTCCGGAGCAGCCGCTTTCGCCGCCAACACAGCCGGGGCAAGAGGAGCAACGAATTCAGGATGCTCCGGGGCCGACTCAGCCCGCGCCTGCTCCGACTCAGCCGCAGGGACCGCCGCAGGTTTAG
- a CDS encoding tyrosine-type recombinase/integrase, translated as MREEVSEFSRLAEGFLAMLANERGASEHTVRAYAREVRSFASYLGETMGKDARIGVVEHLHIRAYLGMLYERGLTKASAARALAAVRSWFKWLAKEGKVAQNPALLVSTPKLPKHLPRVPSVEEVNRVLNSLDGEGVGKRDEVEAAAWPERDRVIFELLYGCGIRNSELVGLNMGSVKWRDDAVLVRGKGKKERLVPLGDEAAAALRAYLPLREAKLMAAGKGALVHEGPLMMNLRMRGDCRLTTRSVGRIVKAIALSRGLAADVHPHTLRHAFGTHMLEEGADLRAIQEMLGHERLSTTQRYTQLTVGQVQKVYDETHPRAK; from the coding sequence ATGCGGGAAGAAGTGAGTGAGTTCAGCAGGCTGGCGGAGGGGTTTCTGGCGATGCTCGCGAATGAGCGCGGGGCGTCGGAGCATACGGTGCGGGCGTATGCGCGCGAGGTGCGGAGCTTTGCGTCTTATCTTGGTGAGACGATGGGGAAGGATGCGCGGATTGGGGTGGTGGAGCATCTGCATATTCGGGCTTATCTGGGGATGCTGTATGAGCGAGGATTGACCAAGGCCAGTGCGGCGAGAGCGCTGGCAGCGGTGCGGAGTTGGTTCAAGTGGCTGGCGAAGGAGGGTAAGGTGGCGCAGAACCCTGCGCTGCTAGTGAGTACGCCGAAGTTGCCGAAGCATCTGCCGCGAGTGCCGAGTGTTGAAGAGGTGAATCGGGTTCTGAATTCGCTTGATGGAGAAGGTGTGGGGAAGAGAGACGAGGTGGAGGCTGCGGCGTGGCCCGAACGTGATCGTGTGATCTTCGAGTTGCTGTATGGGTGCGGGATTCGCAACTCGGAGCTGGTGGGGCTGAATATGGGTAGCGTGAAGTGGCGCGATGATGCGGTGCTGGTGCGTGGCAAGGGCAAGAAGGAGCGGTTGGTGCCGCTGGGAGATGAGGCGGCGGCAGCGTTGCGGGCGTATCTGCCGCTGCGTGAGGCGAAGTTGATGGCGGCAGGCAAAGGTGCGCTGGTGCATGAGGGGCCGTTGATGATGAATCTGCGGATGCGTGGAGATTGTCGATTGACGACGCGGAGTGTGGGTAGGATTGTGAAGGCGATTGCGTTGAGTCGCGGGCTGGCGGCGGATGTGCATCCGCATACGCTGAGGCATGCGTTTGGGACGCACATGCTGGAGGAGGGCGCGGATCTGCGGGCGATTCAGGAGATGCTGGGGCATGAGAGGTTGTCGACGACGCAGAGGTATACGCAGCTGACGGTGGGTCAGGTGCAGAAGGTGTACGACGAGACGCATCCTCGCGCAAAGTGA
- a CDS encoding POTRA domain-containing protein: protein MLSPIIRPALFVLCLFIPTLQISAQSFQLPPIFFTGAPALSQADLLKVSGLHPGATATQADIQAAAQRLSDTGLFADIRFESNSTGLVYALNPIPPENSLPASFTNFVWWSPAELKSALAARVPLYTGIVPLNGNLQDAIAAALKAMVAEKGVTANIVKIAQSDHPGATPTSIAFAIESPPIRVQSLTLVRASPTMQAKLEKVIKDQTGQPFETNTTRQSIASGLTTAYHNDGYLDMTVVSITQAPPQVTPAGVGLAMTATVNEGSPYSLFQLTWPGSDVISTADFNRQVKLKPGDVASEAALRQSLSIIAAAYFAKGYQDAKVQAPPTFDHLGHHVSYTIAVVPGPQYRIHAIKTVGLSDEQQKQFTSAWGMNAGDIYDTTYVNTFLTKNRSLTTLAGYSASYKALADPDTHLVDLTLTFVKGGNLVNAQ from the coding sequence ATGCTCTCCCCGATCATTAGGCCCGCTCTCTTTGTCCTCTGCCTCTTCATCCCGACCCTTCAGATTTCGGCTCAGTCCTTCCAACTCCCGCCGATCTTCTTCACCGGCGCCCCAGCCCTCTCTCAAGCCGACCTCCTGAAGGTCAGTGGCCTGCATCCGGGCGCTACCGCCACCCAGGCCGACATTCAGGCAGCCGCCCAGCGACTCAGCGACACCGGCCTCTTCGCCGACATCCGCTTCGAATCCAACTCAACCGGGCTGGTCTACGCCCTCAACCCGATACCGCCTGAGAACTCGCTCCCAGCCTCCTTCACCAACTTCGTCTGGTGGTCTCCCGCCGAACTCAAATCCGCCCTCGCCGCCCGAGTCCCTCTCTACACCGGCATCGTCCCCCTCAACGGCAATCTTCAGGACGCCATCGCCGCCGCCCTCAAAGCCATGGTTGCGGAAAAAGGCGTCACCGCCAACATCGTGAAGATCGCCCAGAGCGACCATCCCGGCGCGACTCCTACCTCCATCGCCTTTGCGATCGAGTCACCTCCGATCCGCGTCCAGTCCCTCACGCTCGTTCGTGCCTCTCCCACCATGCAGGCAAAACTCGAAAAGGTAATAAAAGACCAAACCGGTCAACCCTTCGAGACGAACACCACCCGCCAGTCGATCGCCTCAGGACTCACCACGGCCTACCACAACGACGGCTACCTCGATATGACCGTTGTCTCCATCACGCAAGCTCCACCCCAGGTCACCCCTGCTGGCGTCGGTCTCGCCATGACCGCAACCGTCAACGAAGGCTCACCGTACAGCCTCTTTCAGCTCACTTGGCCCGGCTCCGACGTCATCAGTACCGCCGACTTCAACAGACAAGTCAAACTGAAGCCGGGTGATGTCGCCTCCGAGGCAGCCCTCCGCCAAAGCCTGTCGATCATCGCCGCCGCCTACTTCGCCAAAGGCTATCAGGACGCAAAGGTTCAGGCTCCCCCAACCTTCGACCACCTCGGCCACCACGTCTCCTACACCATCGCCGTCGTGCCCGGCCCTCAATACCGCATCCACGCCATCAAGACAGTTGGCCTCTCCGACGAGCAGCAGAAACAGTTCACCTCCGCTTGGGGCATGAACGCCGGCGACATCTACGACACCACCTACGTCAACACCTTTCTCACAAAAAACAGATCCCTCACCACGCTCGCCGGCTACTCCGCCAGCTACAAAGCTCTCGCCGACCCCGACACCCACCTCGTCGATCTCACCCTCACCTTCGTGAAAGGCGGCAACCTCGTCAACGCCCAGTAG
- a CDS encoding DUF507 family protein — MRISRDKLNKLAHTVADTLAEIPEVDFLEDRNTIRQEARKALEKLLMEETKIDAAARQKIASQRKIIVEGSQEWDILYRKYYNDEVKKLGL, encoded by the coding sequence GTGAGAATCTCTCGCGACAAGCTGAACAAGCTGGCTCATACGGTTGCCGACACCCTTGCGGAGATCCCTGAGGTGGACTTTCTGGAGGATCGGAATACGATCCGGCAGGAGGCGCGGAAGGCGCTGGAGAAGTTGCTGATGGAAGAGACGAAGATCGATGCGGCGGCACGGCAGAAGATCGCTTCGCAGCGAAAGATCATCGTCGAAGGGTCGCAGGAGTGGGACATCCTGTACCGCAAGTACTACAACGATGAGGTGAAGAAGCTGGGGTTGTAA
- a CDS encoding single-stranded-DNA-specific exonuclease RecJ produces MQFKLPPKVFVERPCNSSVREAYVNAGAPHHIADFLGRRLDSFIDWHLLISPKLSAIADPGAIPSMDRAVERIVRAILQRERIALACDHDMDGTASAAVLWSALVDFFGVEADRLTVVTSHRLTEGYGISEPVVSRIESFGATLVISADKGSSDEPRIATLAASGIDVVITDHHVIPQAGPPQSAYAVVNPSRLDAEYDRHVCGAGVAFLVMAKVRSALLERGTFAQLPPLTSLLDYVAVATIADCVSLSPGASLINRAFIRRGLDQVRSQSRPCWEVFAQEQQGDIDAETIAFRMAPAIAAAGRLDWAESGFRFLISKSETEAALYWSELKRENSERQTIERRLRHEAFPRAAQITGPAIVLFFEDGHSGVHGITASRVVEAFGKPCAIFAPKGHGARSTASAVVEGLASGSFRSIPSVDVQRALQHVANAHPGLLLSHGGHQAAAGATIQVSDLPQFEQAFSEAVAHQTAGIPESKPTIWTDGELDATSHTWDAMEAFDSIGPFGRGFDPPIYSGTFCVDAYHAMTEGQHARLRLRREDLVISAVWFNIESALERLPFIGDHLNIAYRLMRRRYQDLASLQATIIAGSFRSA; encoded by the coding sequence GTGCAATTTAAACTACCCCCCAAAGTCTTCGTCGAGCGACCCTGCAACTCGTCCGTGCGAGAGGCCTACGTCAATGCTGGCGCGCCTCACCACATCGCCGACTTCCTCGGTCGACGCCTCGACAGCTTCATCGACTGGCACCTTCTCATCTCTCCAAAGCTCTCAGCCATCGCCGACCCCGGCGCCATTCCTTCCATGGATCGCGCCGTAGAGCGAATCGTCCGCGCCATCCTGCAACGCGAACGCATCGCCCTCGCCTGCGACCACGACATGGACGGCACCGCATCCGCCGCAGTCCTCTGGTCTGCGCTCGTCGACTTCTTCGGCGTCGAAGCCGACCGCCTCACCGTCGTCACCAGCCACCGTCTCACCGAAGGCTACGGAATCAGCGAGCCGGTCGTCTCGCGAATCGAGAGCTTCGGTGCAACTCTCGTCATCTCCGCCGACAAAGGAAGCAGCGACGAGCCACGCATCGCAACCCTCGCCGCCAGCGGAATCGACGTCGTAATCACCGATCATCACGTCATACCCCAGGCAGGGCCGCCTCAATCCGCATACGCCGTTGTCAACCCATCCCGACTCGACGCCGAATACGACCGGCACGTCTGTGGCGCAGGCGTCGCGTTCCTGGTCATGGCAAAGGTAAGAAGCGCTCTGCTGGAGCGAGGCACCTTCGCACAACTCCCCCCACTCACCAGCCTCCTCGACTACGTAGCCGTCGCCACCATCGCCGACTGCGTCTCCCTCTCCCCCGGCGCGAGCCTCATCAATCGTGCATTTATCCGCCGTGGGCTCGATCAGGTTCGCTCTCAGAGCCGCCCCTGCTGGGAAGTCTTCGCACAGGAGCAACAAGGCGACATAGACGCCGAAACCATCGCCTTCCGCATGGCTCCCGCCATCGCAGCCGCAGGCCGGCTCGACTGGGCCGAGTCAGGATTTCGCTTTCTCATCTCAAAGTCAGAGACAGAGGCCGCCCTCTACTGGAGCGAACTCAAACGCGAAAACTCCGAGCGTCAAACCATCGAGCGAAGACTCCGCCACGAAGCATTCCCGCGAGCCGCGCAAATCACAGGCCCAGCCATCGTCCTCTTCTTCGAGGACGGCCACTCCGGCGTCCACGGCATCACCGCAAGCCGCGTAGTCGAAGCATTCGGAAAGCCCTGCGCCATCTTCGCCCCGAAGGGCCACGGCGCCCGATCGACCGCATCCGCAGTCGTCGAAGGCCTCGCCAGCGGATCGTTCCGCTCCATCCCAAGCGTAGACGTGCAACGCGCCCTACAACACGTAGCCAACGCCCACCCCGGCCTGCTCCTGTCCCACGGAGGCCATCAAGCCGCAGCCGGAGCAACAATCCAGGTCAGCGACCTACCTCAGTTTGAACAAGCCTTCTCAGAAGCAGTCGCGCACCAAACCGCAGGCATCCCCGAATCCAAGCCAACCATCTGGACCGATGGCGAACTCGACGCCACGTCACACACATGGGACGCCATGGAAGCCTTCGACAGCATCGGCCCCTTCGGTCGAGGCTTCGATCCGCCCATCTACTCCGGCACATTCTGTGTCGACGCGTACCACGCCATGACCGAAGGCCAGCACGCCAGGTTGCGCCTCCGCCGCGAAGATCTCGTCATCTCCGCCGTCTGGTTCAACATCGAATCCGCACTCGAGCGTCTCCCCTTCATCGGAGACCACCTGAACATCGCCTACCGGCTCATGCGCCGCCGCTATCAGGATCTCGCGAGCCTGCAGGCAACGATCATCGCAGGCTCGTTCCGCTCAGCATAG
- a CDS encoding glycogen/starch/alpha-glucan phosphorylase produces the protein MEVNPSKDCEPIVEDDRTSNSVLALKRAILDNLFYVVGKRREVATDLDYFMALAYTVRDRILARWLLTREDYEKQDVSTVYYLSAEFLMGPHLANNLLNLGLQDSMRQATGELGLDLDHLIAQESEPGLGNGGLGRLAACYLDSLATTAVPSMGYGIRYEFGMFHQQIHDGWQVELTDYWLRFGNPWEIRRSQSDVEVGFGGHTQAWTDAFGEYKVQWTPETVVKGIPYDTPILGYRSGVANTLRLWRSEATESFYFERFNSGDYKGAVGAKVFAENITKVLYPNDEELQGKELRLQQQYFFTSCSLQDMIRRHQSYGNSMENFHEKCTVQLNDTHPSIGVAELMRLLVDVHGLGWDNAWDITSHTFNYTNHTLLPEALERWSLPMFASLLPRHLEIIYEINARFVKMLRERFPNDEARVARMSLIDEQGEKFVRMAFLACVGSQHINGVAQLHTELLKSDVLRDFYELWPEKFVNVTNGVTPRRWLAVANPEQSELMISKIGTGWICNLDQLKQLEAYVDDSAFRADWRNVQYAVKVRLAQYIAQTTGITVDPHSMFDAQVKRIHEYKRQHLNVLYILTRYLRLKKDPERDTTPRTFLFGGKAAPGYFMAKLIIKLINSVAEVINNDPEVKGRLKVVFLPDYNVTFGQLVYPAADLSEQISTAGKEASGTGNMKFAMNGALTIGTLDGANIEIRDAVGHENFFLFGLTAAQVAATKAAGYHPHAIYESNPFLREVVDSIVSGRFSRGDKNLFRPLVEGLMYSDPYLLFADYQDYVDCQDRVCATFLDQERWSKMAIYNTARIGRFSSDRSIQEYCKNIWKVERFKFDTAPVLAAK, from the coding sequence ATGGAAGTGAATCCATCCAAAGACTGCGAACCGATTGTCGAAGACGACCGGACGAGTAACTCTGTTCTAGCTCTTAAGCGAGCGATTCTGGACAACCTGTTTTATGTAGTTGGGAAGCGACGCGAAGTTGCGACTGACCTGGATTACTTCATGGCGCTTGCGTATACGGTGCGAGACCGGATTCTGGCGCGATGGCTTTTGACCAGAGAAGACTACGAGAAGCAGGACGTGAGCACGGTCTATTATTTGTCGGCTGAGTTTTTGATGGGGCCGCATCTGGCAAATAATCTGCTTAATCTCGGGTTGCAGGATTCCATGCGCCAGGCGACGGGAGAGTTGGGTCTTGACCTCGATCATCTGATTGCGCAGGAGAGTGAGCCTGGGCTTGGCAATGGTGGGTTGGGCCGGCTTGCGGCGTGCTATCTCGATTCGCTGGCAACGACGGCAGTTCCTTCGATGGGCTATGGCATTCGTTATGAGTTTGGCATGTTTCATCAGCAGATTCATGATGGGTGGCAGGTCGAGCTGACGGATTACTGGCTGCGGTTCGGCAATCCCTGGGAGATTCGACGATCGCAGTCAGACGTTGAGGTGGGGTTTGGCGGGCACACGCAGGCGTGGACTGATGCGTTTGGCGAGTACAAGGTGCAATGGACGCCGGAGACAGTCGTCAAAGGGATTCCGTACGACACGCCAATTTTGGGATATCGCTCCGGCGTTGCGAATACGCTGCGTTTGTGGAGGTCCGAGGCTACGGAGTCTTTCTATTTTGAGCGCTTCAATAGCGGCGATTACAAGGGTGCGGTGGGTGCGAAGGTTTTTGCAGAGAACATCACCAAGGTGCTTTATCCGAATGATGAAGAGCTTCAGGGTAAAGAGTTGCGCCTGCAGCAGCAGTACTTTTTTACTTCCTGTTCGCTGCAGGACATGATTCGCCGGCATCAGAGCTATGGCAACTCGATGGAGAACTTTCATGAGAAGTGCACGGTTCAGCTGAACGATACGCATCCTTCGATCGGCGTTGCTGAGTTGATGCGGCTGCTGGTGGATGTGCATGGCCTTGGCTGGGATAACGCTTGGGATATCACGTCGCATACGTTTAACTACACCAATCACACGCTGCTTCCGGAGGCGCTGGAGCGCTGGTCGCTGCCGATGTTTGCTTCGCTGCTACCGCGCCACCTCGAGATTATCTACGAGATCAATGCGCGTTTCGTGAAGATGCTTCGCGAGCGGTTTCCGAACGATGAGGCCAGGGTTGCTCGGATGTCACTCATCGATGAGCAGGGAGAGAAGTTTGTTCGGATGGCTTTTCTGGCGTGTGTCGGCAGCCAGCATATTAATGGCGTTGCCCAACTTCACACTGAGTTATTAAAGAGCGACGTATTGCGTGACTTCTATGAGCTGTGGCCGGAGAAGTTTGTGAACGTGACGAATGGCGTTACGCCGAGGCGCTGGCTTGCTGTGGCCAATCCTGAGCAGAGTGAGTTGATGATCAGCAAGATTGGGACAGGGTGGATCTGTAATCTTGATCAGCTTAAGCAGCTGGAGGCTTATGTTGACGACTCAGCTTTTCGCGCGGACTGGCGGAATGTGCAGTATGCCGTTAAGGTTCGGCTCGCACAGTACATTGCGCAGACGACGGGGATCACTGTTGATCCGCATTCCATGTTCGATGCGCAGGTGAAGCGCATTCACGAGTACAAGCGTCAGCATTTGAATGTTCTGTATATCCTGACGCGCTATCTGCGGCTGAAGAAAGATCCTGAACGGGATACTACGCCTCGAACGTTTCTTTTTGGGGGCAAGGCTGCGCCTGGATACTTCATGGCGAAGTTGATTATTAAGCTCATCAACTCTGTCGCGGAGGTGATCAATAACGACCCTGAGGTGAAGGGCCGGTTGAAGGTGGTGTTTTTGCCGGACTATAACGTCACCTTTGGGCAGTTGGTCTATCCGGCGGCAGATCTTAGTGAGCAGATATCGACTGCGGGCAAAGAGGCTTCGGGTACTGGCAATATGAAGTTCGCCATGAATGGCGCTTTGACGATTGGCACGCTCGACGGCGCCAACATCGAGATTCGCGACGCTGTGGGGCACGAGAACTTTTTTCTGTTCGGACTTACGGCGGCGCAGGTGGCTGCGACCAAGGCGGCTGGGTATCATCCGCATGCCATCTATGAGTCAAATCCGTTTTTGCGCGAGGTGGTGGACAGCATCGTCTCGGGCAGGTTCTCGCGTGGTGATAAGAACCTGTTTCGTCCGCTCGTTGAGGGGTTGATGTATAGCGACCCTTACCTTTTGTTCGCAGATTATCAGGATTATGTGGATTGCCAGGATCGCGTCTGCGCTACGTTTCTCGATCAGGAGAGATGGTCGAAGATGGCGATCTACAATACGGCGCGTATTGGTAGATTCTCTTCGGATCGCTCGATCCAGGAGTACTGTAAGAACATCTGGAAGGTGGAGCGATTCAAGTTCGATACAGCTCCGGTGTTGGCGGCTAAATGA
- a CDS encoding aldo/keto reductase encodes MQYKTLGNTGLLVSQICLGTMTFAGGEGMWKHVAGVEQAGADELVKVSVDAGVNFIDTADVYTDGQSEITLGRSLKNLGIARKDVVIATKAYGRTGKGRNDVGASRGHIMDAIDASLKRLQTDYIDLYQIHATDLVTPIEETLRALDTLVQQGKVRYVGVSNWHAWRIMKALGISESKNLVTFDTLQAYYSIAGRDLEREIVPLLEDQKMGLLVWSPLAGGLLSGKFSRENQKPEDSRRSNFDFPIVDKERTWKVLDVIRPIAEARGVSVATVSLAWILAKPFVTSVIIGAKKQEQLKENLAAAELVLSAEEMKKLDEVSTLPPEYPGWMVPFQNANRLADVPRF; translated from the coding sequence ATGCAATACAAGACATTGGGGAATACTGGTCTGCTGGTGTCGCAGATATGCCTGGGGACGATGACGTTTGCGGGCGGGGAGGGCATGTGGAAGCATGTCGCGGGTGTTGAGCAGGCTGGAGCCGACGAACTGGTGAAGGTTTCGGTTGACGCGGGTGTGAACTTTATTGACACGGCGGATGTGTACACGGATGGGCAGTCGGAGATTACGCTGGGGCGGTCGCTGAAGAACCTGGGGATTGCCCGGAAGGACGTTGTGATTGCCACGAAGGCGTATGGCCGAACAGGGAAGGGGCGGAATGATGTGGGGGCTTCGCGTGGGCACATTATGGATGCGATCGATGCGAGTTTGAAGCGGCTGCAGACGGACTATATCGACTTGTACCAGATTCATGCGACGGATCTGGTGACGCCGATTGAGGAGACGCTTCGGGCGCTGGATACGCTGGTGCAGCAGGGCAAGGTGCGGTATGTCGGGGTGTCGAACTGGCATGCGTGGCGGATTATGAAGGCGCTTGGAATCTCGGAGAGTAAGAACCTGGTGACGTTCGATACGCTGCAGGCGTACTACTCGATTGCCGGAAGGGACCTGGAACGGGAGATTGTGCCGCTGCTGGAAGACCAGAAGATGGGGCTGCTGGTGTGGAGTCCGCTGGCTGGTGGGCTGCTGTCGGGCAAGTTCAGCAGGGAGAATCAGAAGCCGGAGGACTCGCGGCGGTCGAACTTTGATTTCCCGATTGTCGATAAAGAGCGGACCTGGAAGGTGCTAGATGTCATTCGACCGATTGCGGAGGCGCGTGGGGTTTCGGTTGCCACGGTGAGTCTGGCCTGGATTCTGGCGAAGCCGTTTGTGACGTCGGTGATTATTGGTGCGAAGAAGCAGGAGCAGTTGAAGGAGAATCTGGCTGCAGCGGAGTTGGTGTTGAGCGCGGAAGAGATGAAGAAGCTGGATGAGGTGAGCACGCTGCCGCCGGAGTATCCGGGGTGGATGGTGCCGTTCCAGAATGCGAATCGTTTGGCGGATGTTCCGCGTTTTTAG
- a CDS encoding site-specific tyrosine recombinase has translation MHEAGQVGGNARTVREFVAYLRVEKGLRPASCEAYQRDLEQFAEHVEGHNGLLVGATQSDVSGFMEGLRGHGVESRSIARKLSCLRGFYRWLLMDKRIAHDPTVNVETPASWKVLPKSLAEGEVAEMLERTGVVVRSADADGLALRDHAILELLYAGGLRVGEICSLRVEDVHLDQGRAQVRGKGDKERIVPLGRSAVEALERYVTLGRPGLVKSGLQQAHHSLQRALFLSVRGKALTRQWVWEMVRSASGTGSKASPHMLRHSCATHMVEHGADLRSVQTFLGHADIATTQVYTHVALGHLKKVHREHHPRGKRRAVAS, from the coding sequence ATGCACGAGGCTGGGCAGGTTGGCGGGAACGCGCGGACGGTGCGGGAGTTTGTGGCGTACCTGCGAGTCGAGAAGGGGCTAAGGCCGGCGAGTTGTGAGGCGTACCAACGAGACCTCGAGCAGTTTGCTGAGCATGTTGAGGGACACAATGGGTTGCTGGTTGGGGCGACACAGTCGGATGTGAGTGGATTTATGGAAGGGCTGCGGGGGCATGGGGTGGAGTCGCGGTCGATTGCGCGAAAGCTGAGCTGTCTGCGTGGGTTTTATCGCTGGCTGCTGATGGATAAGCGGATTGCGCATGATCCCACGGTGAATGTGGAGACGCCTGCGAGCTGGAAGGTGCTGCCGAAGTCGCTGGCTGAGGGCGAGGTGGCGGAGATGCTGGAGCGGACCGGCGTTGTGGTCAGGAGCGCGGATGCGGATGGTTTGGCGCTGCGGGATCACGCGATTTTGGAGCTGTTGTATGCGGGTGGATTGAGGGTGGGGGAGATTTGCTCGCTGCGCGTGGAGGATGTGCATCTGGACCAGGGACGGGCACAGGTGAGAGGTAAGGGTGATAAGGAGAGGATTGTGCCGCTGGGACGGTCGGCGGTGGAGGCTCTGGAGCGGTATGTGACGCTGGGGCGGCCGGGGTTGGTGAAGAGTGGGTTGCAGCAGGCACATCATTCGTTGCAGCGAGCGTTGTTTTTGAGTGTGCGGGGGAAGGCGCTGACGCGGCAGTGGGTGTGGGAGATGGTGCGGTCGGCTTCTGGGACGGGAAGTAAGGCTAGTCCGCATATGCTGCGGCATAGTTGTGCGACGCACATGGTGGAGCATGGGGCGGATTTGAGAAGTGTGCAGACTTTCCTGGGTCATGCCGATATAGCGACTACGCAGGTTTATACGCATGTGGCGCTGGGGCATTTGAAGAAGGTGCATCGGGAGCATCATCCACGCGGGAAGAGACGCGCTGTGGCGAGTTGA